The Paenibacillus sp. G2S3 region TAGAATGGAGATGGAATCATGCCTGAAAGCTCAGAAAGAGGAGCCTTAACGGAAGCAGTATTTTACATTTTATTGTCTCTATACACCGCAATGCACGGATACGCGATTATGCAGAATGTGAAGGATTTGAGTCATGGGCGAGTGGAGCTTGGAGCGGGCACTTTGTACGGAGCTATTAACACCTTGCTTGAGAAAGACTGGATAAGAGCTGTAGAGGGGGAAGAAGGCTCCCGAAGAAAGGAATACGAAATTACTGAATTAGGGAAGACGGTGATTCAGGGTGAGCTTATCCGCTTGGAAGAGCTGATTGCCAATGGAAAGAGAATAGCTGGAGGTGAGTCCAAATGAAACATATGGTTCGCAAGCTGTTTTGGGATTTTGAGAAGGAAGAAGAGTGGCTTAATGAAATGTCTGCCAAAGGGCTGGCCCTTTCAAGCTACTCATGGTGCAAATATGTATTTACTGAGTCGTCTAAGAACGAGTATACGTATAGAATTGAGCTTTTAGATAATGTGCCTACTCATCCGGAAAGCATTGCTTACATCAAGTTTTTAGAGGAAAACGGAGTGGAATTTGTTAGCAGCTATGTTCGTTGGATTTATCTACGCAAGAAGTCATCCGAAGGTGCGTTTGATATTTACACGGATCTGGAATCTAAAATAAAACACTTTAAGCGAATCAACACGCTATGGAATTCTGTTATGTGGTTAGAGTTCATTGTTGGTTTAGCCAACATTCTCATTGGGGTAACGAATTATTTCAATTCATCCAGCAGCATTAGTTTGGTAAACGTTATTCTAGGCGGATTTTTAATCCTTTTAGGACTTGTTTTTTTTAGAGCTGGAGCTCCTATTCGTAAGAAAATTAAGAAGCTTCAACAAGAAAATTTAATAAGAGAATAGTCCTTAAAACTTGTGAGTTGTACTAACAGCAAGCTTCCTGATCGCTCGGGACTTGCTGTTTATTTTATGTCTATGACGTTAACACGCAATCTCGTTGATTTATACCAATCTATCATTTAGGACTCAACTATCAAGCTTAATCACCGAAAAAAAGGTATACTGGAATAGATCATGAGACTGTACAAATGTTTGTCCCCATCTCAAAAGAGGAGGCTGCACAGGTGTCTGAATTTCTTTTTAAGCAACTATACTTACGGTCTTCTATAGGGGTTGCTGTAGTCTCTCCCAAGGAAGGGACCTTGATTCAATCCAATCCAGCGCTTTGCCGTATGCTTGGTTATTCTGAAGAAGAGCTTTTAAATATGCATTATCTAGATCTTATTTATCCAGACGATGAAGCTGATGATGATCATTACGTTATCCTGAACAATCTCTTATTAGATCCTGAGACCGCAATTGAGTTAGAAAGACGGTTCTTACGTAAGGATGGTGAGATAATCTGGGTAGCACAACATATATTTCTGATTCTTCAGGAGGACTCCAGTGAACCTCTTGTCTTGATCTCAGAACTAACAGATATCACAAACAGAAGGCTTGCTGAAGATAAGATTCAGGAAGATCAACATTTATATAATTTGATCACACAAAATACGCCAGATATGATTTCTTTTGGCGGACCTGACGGTACACTGCACTATGTATCTCCTTCAGTGGAGTTGTTACTAGGATATCCACCAGATGAAATGATCGGCACGAAAAGACCTGAGTATTATCACGTAGAAGATGCTCTAGAGATGACAGAACACGGAAAGCTCTATTCTGATACGGATGTGTATACACGCAGGGCCCGGCATAAGAACGGGCATTATTTGTGGATTGAGAGCAGTTCACAGGTGGTACGTGATGAGCTGGGGGAAATTAAGCAGATATTAACCATCGGCCGCGATATTACGCAGCGTAAGAAATATGAGGATATGTTGGCCCAAGCCCAATACCTTGCGAAAATGGGATCTTGGGAATGGGATGCGACAAAAACGCGGTTGACGGTTTCTAGAGAGATGCGTAATATTTTCGGCTTTTCGTTGGACGACAGCAATCATTCCTATTTTGATTACAAACGTGTTCTTTCCTGTATTGATCCAGCTGATTTCATAAGACTTCAAAAGCTAGTTCACCAATCTTTAGCGAATGGTACGAATGGCGAAGCTATGGTTCGAATTAAGAGCGCGGATGGGAAATTGAAGTTTCTTTATGCACACTGGGAAGTGGTTAAAGATGAAGAAGGAAGAGTGCTGCTGATCAGCGGGATTGCCCAGGATGTGACGGAACGTCATCGAATGGAGGAACAGCTTCGTGATAGCGAGCAGAATTACCGTCTTCTCTCGGAAAATTCTATGGATTTCATTTCACGAAATACAGCGGACGGACACCTCACCTATCTGTATGCATCACCTATTTGCCAGACTATGTTCGGCTATACACCGGAAGAAATGTACGAAACCAGAGGTATAGATTACATACATCCTGAGGACAAGGAGAAAGTGGTGTCGTATCTTAGCAGTTGTATGGAAGGGAAGAAGCTCGAACCTGTAACCTTCCGGTTTCTGTGCAAAGATGGAACGTACATTTGGACGGAGACAACACTTCGATATATCTACTCCGAGACCTTTGGAGGTCACGAGCTAGTGTGTGTGACCCGTGACATTGCGGAGCGGACGCGTCATTTTGAAGAAATAGAGAAGTTAAGTAACGAGCATGCTCTAATATTGAATTCGGTATCTGAAGGTATATTTGGGATGAACCTTGAAGGGAATACGATGTTCATCAATCCTGCGGCCATTACTATGCTAGGATATGATCCAACGGAATGGTTGAACAGCAAATTCCATACGATTCATCAGACCTGGCTGGATAACGAGCCATTTTTGGGAATTCAGAAGACGCTGATTCCCTCACACTTCAATAATCGCTCTATTGATGAGAAGGAGGGCGTATTTTGGAGGCAAGATGGTTCCAGCTTTCTGGTCAGATATCGCATGACTCCACTTTTTGATAGTGATGAGCGGATCGGGGCTGTCGTGGTTTTCCGAGATATCACTGAAGAGAAGGAGATTGTGCGAGCGAAGGAGTCTGCTGAGGAAGCGGACCGGGCGAAATCGGAGTTTTTAGCCATTATGAGCCATGAATTGCGTACGCCTATGAACGGTATTATCGGAATGGCAGACCTGCTCTCAGGTACAGAACTGGATGAAGAGCAGAGCTATTATACACAAATCATTAACAGTAGCGGGGAAGCATTGCTTCATATTTTGAATGAAGTGCTGGATTTCAGCAAAATTGAAGCAGGCATGATGACGCTTGAACTGCAAATGGTGGATTTGCGTGAAGTGATTCAGAACGTTAGTGAGCTATTCTATCCGAAGGTCAAAGAAAAAGGCTTGTTATTGACTATTGATATTGCAGCTGATCTTCCATTTGTCATTGTGACGGATGAGGCGAGATTACGCCAAATTCTCGTAAACTTGGTCGGGAATGCGGTGAAATTTACGGAAACAGGTGAAATCAGTATTTCTGCCAGCCTGGAGGCTTCACAAACGTCAGGAAATATTATCGTGAAATTCATGGTTAAAGATACGGGTTTGGGTATCCCAGCTGCCAGTCAGGGGTTATTGTTTCAATCGTTCTCGCAATTGCATCCTTCTATCAATCGTAAGTATGGGGGAACCGGACTTGGACTGGCCATTAGCAAAAAGCTGGTGGAGCTGCTCGGAGGAACGATTGGTGTGAGGAGCTGTGAGGAACATGGCTCAGAGTTCTATTTCACAGTGGAGGTCTCTTTGCCAAAAGAGGAGTGGAACCAGAAGATTTCAGTCCACCCTTCAGTGAAAGCAGACAAAAGCGATATACCTAACGCGATAGCGTCTGTTAAGGGACAATATGGACCGATGTCCATTCTCATTGCTGAAGATCATCCTGTGAATCAGCAACTGATGCTGGCTTATCTGAAGAAACGGGGATACGTTCCAGACATCGTAACCAATGGCGAGGAAGCGGTTCGGGCTGTGCTGTCCAAGGACTATGACCTCGTATTTATGGATGTTCAGATGCCTATTATGGATGGGATAGAAGCAACAGGAATCATACGTGAGAAGCTCGGGCTGTCTCCGATTATTATTGCGGCCACAGCCTTTGCCAGAAATGAAGATAAAGAAATGTGTCTGAGAGCAGGAATGCAAGATTTCATATCTAAGCCTATTTCAATCAAGGAGCTCGACAGAGTATTAAAAGATTGGTCTACTCGGATTCAGTAAGGATGAGGAGTGTCATTGACAAAAAGAGTAATGATTACTATATTATTAATCGTAATAATTACGTATATTAATGTCGATGAAAGGATCCATACCTTGTTAAAAATGAAGCGCGGCGATTTTGTAATCATTTTTTTAGCTCTATTCGCAGCTGGTTTGATTTACGGAATCAAGTGGTGGGACACACACAATGAACAGTATCAGCAAGGAGATTTGAAAGCTATAATTACGGTCGATGGTAAGGAATACAAGACCGTTTCTTTGACTAAAGAAGAGCAAATTATAGATATTCAAACGAAGTTTGGCCACAATACTTTAAAGGTATTTGATTACGGGA contains the following coding sequences:
- a CDS encoding helix-turn-helix transcriptional regulator is translated as MPESSERGALTEAVFYILLSLYTAMHGYAIMQNVKDLSHGRVELGAGTLYGAINTLLEKDWIRAVEGEEGSRRKEYEITELGKTVIQGELIRLEELIANGKRIAGGESK
- a CDS encoding PAS domain S-box protein, which produces MSEFLFKQLYLRSSIGVAVVSPKEGTLIQSNPALCRMLGYSEEELLNMHYLDLIYPDDEADDDHYVILNNLLLDPETAIELERRFLRKDGEIIWVAQHIFLILQEDSSEPLVLISELTDITNRRLAEDKIQEDQHLYNLITQNTPDMISFGGPDGTLHYVSPSVELLLGYPPDEMIGTKRPEYYHVEDALEMTEHGKLYSDTDVYTRRARHKNGHYLWIESSSQVVRDELGEIKQILTIGRDITQRKKYEDMLAQAQYLAKMGSWEWDATKTRLTVSREMRNIFGFSLDDSNHSYFDYKRVLSCIDPADFIRLQKLVHQSLANGTNGEAMVRIKSADGKLKFLYAHWEVVKDEEGRVLLISGIAQDVTERHRMEEQLRDSEQNYRLLSENSMDFISRNTADGHLTYLYASPICQTMFGYTPEEMYETRGIDYIHPEDKEKVVSYLSSCMEGKKLEPVTFRFLCKDGTYIWTETTLRYIYSETFGGHELVCVTRDIAERTRHFEEIEKLSNEHALILNSVSEGIFGMNLEGNTMFINPAAITMLGYDPTEWLNSKFHTIHQTWLDNEPFLGIQKTLIPSHFNNRSIDEKEGVFWRQDGSSFLVRYRMTPLFDSDERIGAVVVFRDITEEKEIVRAKESAEEADRAKSEFLAIMSHELRTPMNGIIGMADLLSGTELDEEQSYYTQIINSSGEALLHILNEVLDFSKIEAGMMTLELQMVDLREVIQNVSELFYPKVKEKGLLLTIDIAADLPFVIVTDEARLRQILVNLVGNAVKFTETGEISISASLEASQTSGNIIVKFMVKDTGLGIPAASQGLLFQSFSQLHPSINRKYGGTGLGLAISKKLVELLGGTIGVRSCEEHGSEFYFTVEVSLPKEEWNQKISVHPSVKADKSDIPNAIASVKGQYGPMSILIAEDHPVNQQLMLAYLKKRGYVPDIVTNGEEAVRAVLSKDYDLVFMDVQMPIMDGIEATGIIREKLGLSPIIIAATAFARNEDKEMCLRAGMQDFISKPISIKELDRVLKDWSTRIQ
- a CDS encoding NusG domain II-containing protein — its product is MTKRVMITILLIVIITYINVDERIHTLLKMKRGDFVIIFLALFAAGLIYGIKWWDTHNEQYQQGDLKAIITVDGKEYKTVSLTKEEQIIDIQTKFGHNTLKVFDYGIQMTYSDAPLRIALEMGFISRPKQQIICIPARIMVEVFNPNRSVNDEDELDAII
- a CDS encoding DUF2812 domain-containing protein — protein: MKHMVRKLFWDFEKEEEWLNEMSAKGLALSSYSWCKYVFTESSKNEYTYRIELLDNVPTHPESIAYIKFLEENGVEFVSSYVRWIYLRKKSSEGAFDIYTDLESKIKHFKRINTLWNSVMWLEFIVGLANILIGVTNYFNSSSSISLVNVILGGFLILLGLVFFRAGAPIRKKIKKLQQENLIRE